One genomic region from Sphingobacteriales bacterium encodes:
- a CDS encoding T9SS type A sorting domain-containing protein, protein MMKSICSSIIIFLTGLNAMAQKEALTPLRLHPGMNAKTNADFLQQKANKRVSALSLPFFDDFYQKDIFPDPALWEDNFVFINTTYPKETVTVGVATFDGTDASGKPYSLLLDASGAADKLTSNPIDLSGLTTNDNVFLSFYYLSGDFGETPTAPNDLITVHFLDTSGNWNIMWQATADTILSMRQVFVKVDTPFLSDKFQFRFQSFGSLNGANDTWHIDYVKLDKNRDTSAEVNIKEMAYEFLPPSLLKDYYAMPYNQFDTTDLADSIQVVVRNNFINATTDIVDFYEANVVNTAANIASFSGPSRDFGPITTNPILYPKFNIPTDLTDDTVVVKVDYHFDVSAEAGEPAKVQANNAVSHEQVFSNFFAYDDGTPERGFWVTGLDNYKMAVKYGMRKPDTLQAVKLQFFPVRPDNSLAKFSICVWKNFSRNAVYNADDLIYQQNNLKIADLVAENGADTLNGFYYAPIKPTFLLNGAAFPLVLSDTFAIGLIVENKETLIVGFDRNNNHSNRNFYVDGVTKWRESDLAGTMIVNPVVGKPLPSYLTSIRHWKVNAYEVKIYPNPAASQLYIEGIKEKSHLEIFGLNGVLLLQTNLSASGYIDIHELPAAAYVIQLTNLTTHQTGSNKFIKSE, encoded by the coding sequence ATGATGAAATCAATTTGCAGCAGTATAATCATTTTTCTGACAGGGTTGAATGCCATGGCACAAAAGGAGGCTTTAACTCCACTCAGGTTACATCCGGGGATGAATGCCAAAACAAATGCTGATTTCTTACAACAAAAGGCAAACAAGAGGGTAAGTGCTCTGTCACTGCCTTTTTTTGATGACTTTTACCAAAAGGATATTTTTCCGGACCCGGCCTTGTGGGAGGATAATTTTGTTTTCATCAATACCACTTATCCTAAAGAAACAGTTACCGTCGGGGTGGCAACATTCGACGGAACCGATGCTTCCGGAAAACCATACAGTTTGCTGTTAGATGCTTCCGGTGCAGCGGATAAGCTGACATCTAATCCCATAGATTTATCCGGCCTGACAACAAACGATAATGTTTTTCTGAGTTTTTATTACCTGAGTGGTGATTTTGGTGAAACGCCTACCGCCCCCAATGATTTAATCACGGTACATTTTTTAGATACTTCCGGCAACTGGAACATCATGTGGCAGGCTACTGCAGATACCATACTCAGTATGCGTCAGGTATTTGTAAAAGTGGATACACCCTTTCTATCGGATAAATTCCAGTTCAGATTCCAGTCATTTGGCAGCCTCAACGGTGCGAATGACACGTGGCATATTGATTACGTGAAACTGGACAAAAACAGGGATACTTCTGCTGAAGTCAATATAAAGGAAATGGCCTATGAGTTTCTGCCGCCAAGCCTGCTGAAGGATTATTATGCAATGCCCTACAACCAGTTTGACACGACAGATCTGGCAGACAGTATTCAGGTGGTTGTCAGAAATAATTTTATCAATGCCACCACGGATATCGTGGATTTTTATGAAGCGAATGTGGTAAATACTGCTGCCAATATCGCCTCCTTCAGCGGGCCATCCAGAGACTTCGGGCCAATCACCACCAATCCGATTCTATACCCCAAGTTCAATATCCCCACAGATTTGACGGATGATACGGTTGTCGTTAAAGTGGATTATCACTTTGATGTGTCGGCGGAAGCCGGGGAACCTGCAAAAGTGCAGGCCAACAACGCCGTTTCGCATGAACAGGTTTTCAGCAATTTTTTTGCCTACGATGACGGCACTCCGGAGCGTGGTTTTTGGGTTACCGGACTGGATAATTATAAAATGGCGGTGAAGTATGGCATGCGTAAACCGGACACACTGCAGGCCGTTAAGTTGCAGTTCTTTCCCGTTCGGCCCGATAACAGCCTGGCAAAGTTCAGTATTTGCGTCTGGAAAAATTTTTCCAGAAACGCCGTTTATAACGCGGATGATTTGATTTATCAGCAAAATAACCTGAAGATAGCAGACCTAGTAGCGGAGAATGGCGCGGATACCTTAAACGGCTTTTACTATGCTCCGATAAAACCAACTTTTTTATTGAATGGCGCTGCATTTCCGCTTGTCCTGAGCGATACCTTTGCCATTGGTCTGATAGTAGAAAACAAAGAGACGCTGATTGTAGGATTCGACAGAAACAACAATCATTCCAACCGCAATTTTTATGTGGACGGCGTAACGAAATGGCGGGAGTCGGATCTGGCGGGGACGATGATTGTCAACCCGGTGGTGGGAAAACCACTGCCCAGCTATCTGACCAGCATTCGTCATTGGAAGGTCAATGCATATGAAGTCAAAATTTACCCAAACCCGGCTGCGAGTCAGCTGTATATAGAAGGCATTAAAGAAAAAAGCCACCTGGAAATATTCGGGCTTAATGGTGTTCTGCTTCTGCAAACAAACCTT
- a CDS encoding PASTA domain-containing protein: MGKISLTILYVFGATIGLLIVTFLGLNVYTMHGDYVSVPNIKGKSLYEAKKELSNYDLDFLVTDSTYDASKPPLSVLDQQPGKGAKVKENRKVYITLNASQPPSVKIPDVIDNSRRQAELILNSWGLVPGNLVYIPDMAKDAVLNIQLNGKIVKPGLVVPKGTVVDLVLGDGFGNQIVEVPPLTDLTVLEARAVLDAVHLNVGMLLADGSITDTMSAYVYDQEPKYGQPGKLGPGNTVQLFIRQQKAEEPQP; this comes from the coding sequence ATGGGCAAAATTTCATTAACCATACTATATGTTTTCGGAGCCACCATAGGGCTGCTCATAGTCACCTTTTTAGGACTGAACGTGTACACCATGCACGGAGATTATGTCTCTGTACCAAACATAAAAGGCAAATCGCTGTATGAAGCCAAAAAGGAACTGAGCAATTATGATCTTGATTTTCTGGTGACAGACTCCACATATGATGCTTCCAAACCGCCATTGTCAGTACTGGATCAGCAACCCGGAAAAGGCGCAAAAGTGAAGGAGAACAGAAAAGTCTACATCACCTTAAACGCATCTCAGCCCCCTAGTGTCAAGATTCCGGATGTGATAGACAATTCTAGACGACAGGCGGAACTAATATTAAACAGTTGGGGATTGGTACCCGGAAATTTGGTGTATATTCCCGACATGGCGAAAGATGCCGTATTGAATATCCAGTTAAATGGCAAGATAGTGAAACCCGGTTTGGTGGTTCCCAAGGGTACGGTGGTCGATCTGGTGCTGGGGGACGGGTTTGGAAACCAGATAGTGGAGGTACCGCCGTTGACTGACCTGACCGTGCTGGAAGCACGAGCCGTGCTGGATGCGGTACATTTGAATGTCGGTATGTTGCTGGCAGACGGAAGCATAACCGATACCATGAGTGCCTATGTCTACGACCAGGAACCCAAATACGGTCAGCCCGGCAAACTGGGACCCGGAAATACCGTTCAGTTATTCATTCGTCAGCAAAAAGCAGAAGAACCTCAACCGTAA
- a CDS encoding D-alanine--D-alanine ligase, whose protein sequence is MTKQRIGLVFGGKSPEHEVSIISARNIYNAINKDTFDVVLIGISQNGQWYLESETNLLDEHAVVGKEGIQLGVIFGSAKNHMMRLDNQAFLEDVDVIFPITHGPNGEDGTLQGVFTQLDIPFVGPGVLGSAVAMDKDFTKRILRDAGIGHAKGITFYKNRKGAISYSETTRELGGLVFIKPCNMGSSVGVSRATNEAGFYKALDEAFKFDTKVLVEQAVTGRELECAVLGNELIEASTVGEIVMEKGFYDFENKYVNDNARIYIPAPDISDAQLQKIQETARKAYHALGLEGLSRIDVFLTEKDEVIVNEPNTLPGFTSISMYPKLWEASGLKYADLIEKLIELAISRHRRDSSLQRTRVIQ, encoded by the coding sequence ATGACAAAACAGCGTATCGGATTGGTTTTCGGAGGAAAATCTCCGGAACATGAGGTATCCATCATCTCGGCAAGAAATATCTACAATGCCATCAATAAGGATACGTTTGATGTTGTACTGATCGGTATTTCCCAAAACGGACAATGGTATCTGGAAAGTGAAACCAATTTACTGGATGAACATGCCGTTGTAGGAAAAGAAGGAATACAGCTGGGGGTTATCTTTGGCAGCGCCAAGAACCATATGATGCGTCTGGATAATCAGGCATTCTTGGAAGATGTAGATGTCATTTTTCCTATTACCCACGGTCCCAACGGAGAAGACGGAACCCTGCAGGGCGTTTTCACCCAGTTAGATATTCCTTTTGTAGGACCGGGCGTACTGGGCTCCGCCGTGGCGATGGACAAAGATTTTACAAAACGTATATTACGGGATGCCGGTATCGGACATGCAAAAGGCATTACTTTTTATAAAAACCGGAAAGGAGCCATTTCTTATTCCGAGACAACCAGGGAATTAGGCGGACTAGTGTTTATCAAACCCTGCAATATGGGTTCTTCCGTGGGCGTGAGCAGGGCAACCAATGAAGCCGGGTTTTACAAAGCGCTGGATGAAGCATTTAAATTTGACACCAAAGTACTGGTAGAGCAAGCTGTTACAGGCAGAGAGCTGGAATGTGCCGTACTGGGTAATGAACTTATTGAAGCCAGTACTGTAGGTGAAATCGTCATGGAAAAAGGCTTTTACGATTTTGAAAACAAATATGTGAATGACAATGCCAGAATATATATCCCAGCACCCGATATTTCGGATGCCCAACTGCAAAAAATCCAGGAAACCGCGCGTAAGGCTTATCATGCGCTGGGACTGGAAGGGTTGAGCAGAATCGATGTTTTCCTGACTGAAAAAGATGAAGTCATTGTCAATGAACCCAACACGCTGCCAGGTTTTACCTCTATCTCCATGTACCCTAAGCTTTGGGAAGCATCCGGGCTGAAATATGCCGATTTAATTGAAAAGCTGATTGAATTAGCCATTTCCAGGCACCGGAGAGACAGCAGTCTGCAACGCACCAGAGTCATTCAGTGA
- a CDS encoding FAD-dependent oxidoreductase: MEAIDVVVVGAGFSGLSAAYYLQRKGLNVKVLEVSSQVGGRARSDKFEGYTLDRGLHFYHHSTTELSKIININELALKNSYPGYLLRYQGTFNLFTNPIYQTIDTVSTALAKNASFSDKMRLFGLYVKLKTTSYNQLVKEKESSTFEYLSKNGFSKRLIDSFFRPMIAANIFDYNLQSSSRFSKIYLKSLFQDHVALPKEGIGKIAESIARKLEPGSICFKTKVKRVLDNGVEFINGDFLEARFVVVATNAIDANLIMGDKVMPAECSHVSTLYFSTEKPPVSKPVVMLNGDEGGLVNHVFLPTLLHPEYAPKGKHLVAVNIIKEHDLDDDELVVRSLTELSEWFGLKVMDWHHLKTYHIKYAMPFKPILDEVRFSKKISSTVYACGDGLSVGSMESALRSGRETADLIAQEFIKGRYQTPDMAASN; this comes from the coding sequence ATGGAAGCTATTGATGTGGTTGTAGTGGGGGCAGGCTTTTCAGGCTTGTCGGCTGCCTATTATTTGCAACGCAAGGGGTTGAACGTGAAAGTGTTGGAGGTTTCCTCACAAGTAGGTGGCAGAGCCAGGTCTGATAAGTTTGAAGGATATACATTGGACAGAGGGCTGCATTTTTACCACCATTCCACAACAGAGCTCTCGAAAATTATTAACATAAATGAACTGGCATTAAAAAATTCGTATCCCGGCTATTTATTGAGGTATCAGGGTACATTTAATCTCTTTACCAATCCCATTTACCAGACCATTGATACGGTTTCTACGGCATTGGCGAAAAATGCTTCCTTTTCTGATAAGATGCGTTTGTTCGGATTGTATGTAAAGCTGAAAACCACCTCTTACAACCAGCTAGTCAAAGAAAAGGAATCCTCCACATTTGAATATTTATCCAAAAACGGCTTCAGTAAAAGATTGATTGATTCATTTTTTCGCCCTATGATTGCCGCCAATATTTTTGATTACAATTTACAATCCTCTTCCCGTTTCTCTAAGATTTACCTGAAATCCCTGTTTCAGGATCATGTGGCGCTTCCGAAGGAGGGTATCGGTAAAATTGCCGAGTCCATTGCACGGAAATTGGAACCCGGCTCCATTTGCTTTAAAACGAAAGTGAAAAGGGTGCTGGATAATGGCGTAGAGTTTATCAACGGAGATTTTCTGGAAGCCAGATTTGTGGTAGTGGCCACCAATGCCATCGATGCCAATCTGATTATGGGTGATAAGGTGATGCCTGCCGAATGCTCGCATGTATCGACCCTTTATTTCTCTACGGAAAAACCACCTGTAAGCAAGCCGGTAGTGATGCTGAACGGTGACGAAGGCGGTTTGGTAAACCATGTGTTTTTGCCAACCTTACTGCATCCGGAATATGCACCTAAAGGAAAGCATCTGGTGGCCGTCAATATAATTAAAGAACACGATCTGGATGATGATGAATTGGTGGTCAGGTCGCTGACGGAATTGTCAGAATGGTTTGGACTGAAAGTGATGGACTGGCATCATCTGAAAACCTACCATATCAAATACGCAATGCCGTTCAAACCGATATTGGATGAGGTGCGATTCTCTAAAAAAATCAGCAGCACTGTTTATGCCTGCGGCGATGGGTTGTCGGTAGGAAGCATGGAATCAGCGTTGCGCAGCGGAAGGGAAACGGCTGATTTAATAGCACAGGAATTTATCAAAGGCAGATACCAAACTCCCGATATGGCAGCATCGAATTAA
- a CDS encoding acyl transferase, whose translation MQQKIFSGEGFDFEQTALEVFEFQYTHNSVYRQFTDYLKINPKNVTSVLQIPFLPIEFFKTHRIISDNGQPQKIFESSGTTGQLTGKHLVADLNLYEESFQKGFVQFYGNIKDWTILALLPSYLERNSSSLIYMINDLIQKSEKEDSGFYLYNLEELAKKISNLSSQISPPKILLIGVTFALLDFAEQYPMDLPGVTVMETGGMKGKREEITRAEVHNLLKKAFNLKQVHSEYGMTELLSQAYSKGEGIFQTPPWMKILKRDIYNPLSVCIEPGRGGLNVIDLANIHSCAFIATQDVVNMLVDDHYEILGRLDNSDIRGCNLMVTSSF comes from the coding sequence ATACAACAAAAAATCTTTTCCGGTGAAGGATTTGATTTTGAACAGACGGCACTGGAAGTTTTTGAATTCCAATATACACACAATTCCGTTTACAGACAATTCACCGATTACTTAAAAATAAACCCCAAAAATGTAACATCCGTTCTTCAGATACCATTTTTACCCATAGAATTCTTTAAAACACACCGGATCATTTCAGATAACGGACAACCTCAGAAAATATTTGAAAGCAGTGGTACCACCGGCCAACTTACCGGCAAACACCTGGTGGCTGATCTAAATCTTTATGAAGAAAGTTTTCAAAAAGGGTTCGTGCAATTTTACGGAAACATTAAAGACTGGACAATACTGGCTTTGCTGCCCTCCTATCTGGAACGCAACAGCTCCTCACTCATCTACATGATAAATGACCTTATTCAAAAATCGGAAAAGGAAGATTCCGGATTTTACCTTTATAACCTGGAAGAATTAGCAAAAAAAATCTCAAATCTCTCCTCTCAAATCTCACCTCCAAAGATCTTACTGATCGGTGTCACCTTTGCTCTCCTGGATTTTGCTGAACAATACCCCATGGATTTACCCGGTGTAACAGTTATGGAAACCGGAGGCATGAAAGGAAAAAGGGAGGAAATAACGAGAGCTGAAGTGCATAACCTTCTGAAAAAGGCATTTAACCTGAAACAGGTCCATTCAGAATACGGCATGACGGAATTATTGTCGCAGGCTTACTCCAAAGGGGAGGGTATCTTTCAAACTCCTCCCTGGATGAAAATCCTGAAACGGGATATCTACAACCCGTTGTCTGTCTGCATCGAACCGGGCAGAGGCGGGCTGAACGTAATTGACCTTGCCAATATCCATTCCTGTGCTTTTATAGCAACACAAGATGTTGTAAACATGCTCGTTGATGATCATTATGAAATATTGGGAAGATTGGACAACTCAGACATACGCGGATGCAACCTGATGGTCACTTCCAGTTTTTAA
- the maf gene encoding septum formation protein Maf has product MYAPVKIILGSKSPRRLEILSDAGFEVEVVKPKIEERFPFDMNYYKVAEYLSKLKIFDIYSYLGQDDDFILCADTVVILDNKLIGKPKSLDQAFKFLKSLNGRSHDVVTGISIRKNKMQISFSELAKVHFKNLSDEEIKAYVNEFQPLDKAGAYNVQEFIGVEKVEGEFFNVMGLPLKRVQHEIKNWK; this is encoded by the coding sequence ATGTATGCTCCTGTTAAAATCATTTTAGGTTCAAAATCACCCCGAAGACTGGAAATTCTTTCGGATGCCGGTTTTGAGGTGGAGGTGGTGAAACCCAAGATTGAAGAACGGTTTCCGTTTGATATGAACTACTACAAAGTGGCCGAGTATCTTTCCAAATTGAAGATTTTTGACATTTATTCCTATTTAGGACAGGATGATGATTTTATCCTGTGTGCCGATACAGTGGTGATACTGGATAATAAACTTATCGGAAAACCCAAAAGCCTGGATCAGGCATTTAAGTTTTTAAAATCGTTGAATGGGAGATCCCACGATGTGGTGACAGGGATAAGTATCCGGAAAAACAAAATGCAGATTTCATTCTCCGAACTGGCCAAGGTACACTTTAAAAACCTGAGTGATGAGGAAATCAAGGCATATGTAAACGAGTTTCAGCCCCTGGATAAAGCCGGTGCGTACAATGTACAGGAATTTATAGGGGTGGAAAAAGTAGAAGGTGAATTCTTCAATGTAATGGGCCTGCCGCTGAAACGGGTCCAGCACGAAATTAAAAACTGGAAGTGA
- a CDS encoding geranylgeranylglycerol-phosphate geranylgeranyltransferase, protein MNYLKLIRPLNLMMIVLTMYLFRICIVAATPYKFFYIEPVLSGTEFLLLVLTTIFIAAGGYVVNDIFDSDIDAVNRSHKVIVGESVSEDAAYKFYTILCGLGIACTLVLALLTKNYRLSSIPVVIMVLLNFYAHTFKKQLIVGNLIIALCTSFTVFIIALFESTDNPDMTANERYVHSGIAIAATVYGLFAFLTTFLREIVKDIEDQAGDEQYGCKSIPIVFGHTGAKISAFVISILLLVLLASFVWFFPGLEKKNIAYFVLFLLIIPVFLINFLIFRAKYVRNYHLISNLIKVFMVIGISTMLYFYSGIGPYVFVQYANFLKKLV, encoded by the coding sequence ATGAATTATCTGAAATTAATTAGGCCGCTTAATCTGATGATGATTGTATTGACGATGTACCTGTTTCGCATTTGCATTGTGGCAGCAACTCCCTATAAATTCTTTTATATAGAACCGGTCCTGTCCGGAACGGAATTCCTGCTGCTGGTACTCACGACAATATTCATTGCCGCAGGAGGATATGTGGTCAATGATATCTTTGACAGCGATATTGATGCCGTAAACCGTTCTCACAAGGTGATTGTTGGTGAGTCAGTATCCGAAGATGCCGCCTATAAATTCTATACGATTTTATGCGGACTTGGAATCGCCTGTACGCTGGTGCTTGCCCTACTGACAAAAAATTACCGCTTGTCTTCCATACCTGTTGTCATCATGGTGCTGTTGAATTTCTATGCGCACACGTTCAAAAAACAACTGATTGTCGGCAATCTCATCATTGCATTATGTACTTCCTTTACCGTCTTTATCATTGCATTGTTTGAGAGTACCGATAATCCGGATATGACAGCCAACGAACGATATGTTCACAGCGGTATTGCCATTGCCGCAACCGTTTATGGATTATTCGCCTTTTTAACCACTTTCCTGCGGGAAATCGTTAAAGATATTGAAGACCAGGCGGGTGATGAGCAGTACGGCTGTAAATCCATTCCAATTGTCTTTGGCCACACCGGTGCAAAAATAAGTGCCTTTGTGATCAGTATCTTGCTGCTGGTCCTGTTGGCTAGTTTTGTTTGGTTTTTTCCTGGTTTGGAAAAGAAAAATATTGCTTATTTTGTCTTATTCCTGCTGATTATTCCAGTATTCCTTATAAATTTTCTTATTTTCAGGGCAAAATATGTCAGAAACTACCATTTAATTAGCAATTTGATAAAGGTTTTCATGGTTATTGGTATCAGTACGATGTTGTATTTTTACTCCGGAATTGGTCCGTACGTTTTTGTACAATATGCCAATTTCTTAAAGAAGCTGGTTTGA
- a CDS encoding 3-deoxy-D-manno-octulosonate 8-phosphate phosphatase, whose amino-acid sequence MSEEHFYSKLPFIKAFVFDVDGVFTNNELVATEAGDLLRTFNAKDGFALKHAIQQGYEVCIITGGTSAAVHKRFDTVGVKHNYYKVADKVKVLREFLAQTEIAAENVLYIADDIPDHASMQMCGLKCCPSDAVPEIQSVADYICLRKGGDGCVREVIEMVLKVQGKWFEELK is encoded by the coding sequence ATGTCAGAAGAGCATTTTTACAGCAAATTACCTTTCATAAAAGCCTTTGTGTTTGATGTGGACGGCGTATTTACCAATAATGAGCTTGTTGCAACGGAAGCCGGAGATTTGTTAAGAACGTTTAATGCCAAGGATGGCTTTGCACTGAAACATGCCATTCAGCAGGGATACGAGGTTTGTATAATAACCGGAGGTACTTCCGCTGCGGTACACAAACGGTTTGATACAGTTGGCGTAAAGCATAATTATTACAAGGTTGCGGATAAGGTAAAGGTCTTGCGGGAGTTTTTAGCGCAGACTGAAATAGCGGCTGAAAACGTACTGTATATAGCGGATGATATCCCGGATCACGCCTCCATGCAGATGTGTGGATTGAAATGTTGTCCGAGTGATGCCGTTCCGGAAATACAATCTGTCGCGGATTATATCTGTCTCCGAAAAGGAGGGGATGGCTGTGTGCGGGAGGTGATTGAAATGGTGCTGAAGGTACAGGGTAAATGGTTTGAAGAACTGAAATGA
- a CDS encoding DUF2804 domain-containing protein produces MILPKHPSLLQNDTHIPFGVYDDLIGNTDTSFWDKQGLLAKKRRTERKAWVFFGVFSPELICGFAIADAGMVATAFSYFYSLMDGVFVEDKTTLPLGFPADFNPNLDSEWKLGNYSIKTENGKMSMQYIGKYKMYIDAQNTAEGASIVAPSRDNRPFNFTYKNQCVPVKVQINNGGSNTYATSGKYGSIDFTKGYPPRETIWNWLSFIGITETEKTIAVNLVDRFNENMENILWVDGKKTLLSSATFSFQKPFDKTDWLIETKDGILSCHLSPKGARSENLNALFLKSRFIQPFGTIDGTVVIDGKQEKFTAFGVAEDHHAVW; encoded by the coding sequence ATGATTTTACCTAAACATCCTTCTCTGTTACAAAACGACACTCATATCCCATTTGGAGTATACGATGACCTCATCGGCAATACGGATACATCTTTTTGGGATAAACAGGGGTTGCTGGCTAAGAAGCGCAGAACAGAGCGTAAGGCATGGGTTTTTTTTGGTGTGTTCAGCCCTGAACTGATATGCGGCTTTGCCATAGCAGATGCAGGCATGGTGGCGACAGCCTTTTCCTATTTCTATTCTCTCATGGACGGTGTTTTTGTGGAAGACAAGACAACATTGCCGCTTGGGTTTCCGGCGGATTTCAATCCAAATTTAGACAGCGAATGGAAGTTGGGAAATTATTCCATTAAGACGGAAAATGGCAAGATGTCCATGCAGTACATCGGGAAATATAAGATGTATATTGATGCGCAAAATACAGCAGAGGGTGCCAGTATCGTAGCGCCTTCCAGGGATAATCGCCCTTTTAACTTTACCTACAAAAATCAGTGTGTGCCTGTAAAAGTGCAGATCAACAACGGCGGCAGCAATACCTATGCAACCAGTGGTAAATACGGATCCATTGATTTTACAAAAGGGTATCCGCCGCGGGAAACCATCTGGAACTGGCTTTCCTTTATAGGCATCACGGAGACTGAAAAAACAATTGCCGTCAATCTCGTGGACAGGTTCAATGAAAATATGGAAAACATTCTCTGGGTGGATGGAAAGAAAACGCTGCTGTCTTCGGCAACATTTAGTTTTCAGAAACCATTTGATAAAACAGACTGGCTGATTGAAACAAAGGATGGAATCCTGAGTTGTCATTTATCCCCAAAGGGAGCGAGGAGTGAAAACCTGAATGCTCTTTTCTTGAAGAGCCGGTTTATACAGCCTTTCGGTACGATTGACGGCACGGTTGTAATTGACGGAAAACAGGAGAAGTTTACGGCTTTCGGCGTGGCGGAGGACCATCATGCCGTCTGGTAG
- a CDS encoding ATP-binding cassette domain-containing protein, with product MITVNNLSLQYGKRVLFDEVNIKFTHGNCYGVIGANGSGKSTFLKILSGEIESTTGNIEISPGERMSVLKQNHFEFDEVTVLDTVMMGNKRLYEVMKEKDALYAKADFTDEDGHRVGDLEAEFAEMDGWNAESDAAELLSNLGVKESEHYKLMKELPSSDKIKVLLAQALFGNPDILILDEPTNDLDVNTISWLEDFLADFKNTVIVVSHDRHFLDMVCTHVVDIDFSKINLYTGNYTFWYETSQLLLKQRADKNKKNEAKKAELLDFIARFSANASKSKQATSRKKALEKLDIEQIKASSRKYPGIFFKQSREAGDMILDVHNLAFDLADGTRLFRDVTLTVNKGDKIAFISKDGLIISNFFKVLAGEQAAKKGEIKWGVTITRSYVPNDNASYFQNPDLNLVDWLRQYSAEKDETFIRGFLGRMLFSGEESLKKCTVLSGGEKVRCMMSKTMLEEANFLILDEPTNHLDLESITALNNGLIDYQGTMVFTSHDHTFTHTIANRIIELTPNGMLDKLMSYDDYLADSKVQAQRAELYGGVLA from the coding sequence ATGATTACAGTTAATAATTTATCCCTGCAATATGGCAAACGTGTATTGTTCGATGAAGTCAATATAAAATTCACGCATGGTAACTGCTATGGTGTCATTGGTGCCAATGGCTCAGGGAAATCTACTTTCCTGAAAATCCTTTCCGGTGAAATAGAATCCACTACCGGAAATATTGAGATATCTCCCGGCGAACGGATGTCGGTATTGAAACAGAACCACTTTGAATTTGACGAAGTGACCGTACTCGATACGGTGATGATGGGTAACAAGCGATTGTATGAAGTGATGAAGGAAAAGGATGCACTGTATGCCAAAGCGGATTTCACGGACGAAGACGGGCATCGTGTAGGTGACCTGGAAGCGGAGTTCGCTGAAATGGACGGCTGGAATGCGGAAAGCGACGCGGCGGAATTGCTGAGCAACCTGGGGGTGAAGGAAAGCGAGCATTACAAACTGATGAAGGAATTGCCTTCTTCCGATAAGATTAAGGTGTTGCTGGCACAGGCCTTATTCGGCAACCCTGATATCCTGATTCTCGATGAGCCTACCAACGACCTCGATGTGAATACCATTTCCTGGCTGGAGGATTTTCTGGCGGATTTTAAAAACACGGTGATTGTCGTATCCCACGACCGTCACTTTTTAGACATGGTGTGTACGCATGTCGTGGATATCGATTTCAGTAAAATCAATTTATATACCGGTAACTATACGTTCTGGTATGAAACTTCCCAATTGTTGCTGAAACAACGTGCGGACAAAAACAAGAAAAACGAAGCCAAGAAAGCGGAGTTGCTGGATTTCATTGCACGATTCAGTGCCAATGCTTCCAAATCCAAGCAGGCGACATCGCGTAAGAAAGCGTTGGAGAAACTGGATATTGAACAGATCAAGGCTTCGAGCAGGAAGTATCCGGGCATCTTCTTCAAGCAAAGCAGGGAGGCCGGTGATATGATACTGGATGTTCATAATCTGGCATTTGATCTGGCGGACGGCACCCGTTTGTTCCGGGATGTGACGTTAACGGTAAATAAAGGCGATAAGATCGCTTTCATTTCCAAAGACGGTTTGATTATTTCCAATTTCTTCAAAGTGCTTGCCGGTGAACAGGCCGCCAAAAAAGGAGAGATCAAATGGGGCGTAACGATAACCAGATCTTACGTACCGAATGACAATGCTTCTTATTTCCAGAATCCGGATTTAAATCTGGTGGATTGGCTGAGGCAATACTCGGCAGAAAAAGATGAAACGTTCATACGTGGATTTTTAGGCAGGATGCTGTTCAGCGGAGAAGAGTCGCTGAAAAAATGTACCGTATTGTCCGGAGGCGAGAAGGTGCGTTGCATGATGAGTAAAACGATGCTGGAAGAGGCCAATTTCTTAATTTTAGATGAGCCTACCAATCACCTTGACCTGGAATCCATTACCGCACTGAATAATGGGCTGATTGATTATCAGGGAACAATGGTGTTCACGTCTCATGACCATACCTTTACCCATACCATCGCCAACAGAATCATAGAGCTGACGCCGAACGGGATGCTGGATAAATTGATGTCCTACGATGATTACCTTGCCGATTCCAAGGTCCAGGCTCAGCGTGCGGAATTATATGGCGGCGTATTGGCATAA